GACCAGCGGCTGATACGTGATTGGTCGTGGGGCGGAGCCTTTCTATGGCTCCTGTTTTGAATCAGGTAATTTGAtccacttatatatatataagtaagaaagaatatatatatatgcatgctaGGTTTAAATGGGGCAAAGGAAAGCCTGGTACCTCTGCACAAGAGCCAGCAACAGCAGTAAGAATCCACTAACAGAAGAGACTACCTTTGGGTTCCTGATTAGTTCAAAGCATTCAACCATCTGCCATGCTAAAAGGGCGGCCATTAACCTAAGCAACATCTGAGAGAAGCCAATACGCTCACCTTGTTTGGTCGTCCAGAGGCCACCGAGGATACGCAGCAAAGATGTCTTCCCTGTTCCAGTGTTCCCAGTAATAAATAGGTTGTTTCCCTGTGTAATCCTCAGGTTTAGATCTTTAATAAGCAGCTTGTCAGAAGGCGCTGAGACTGAGATGTCTTCCAGGAGGAAAGCTGTGTCACTTGAAACCATCTTGTCTCTCGAAACACTAAAAGGATTGAACCCAATGAAAAGAGAAggtgaaagaaatataaaaggaaaaacaagaagaaaaaacagagtgtttttcccctctcaaCCTCAGGTTGTACAGATGCTTTGGCTAGAGTTTAGAAAATTTACTCTTTCAGCCCCTAGCTGGAAAAATGGTACTGGGAAAAGGCAATTTTTCTATGCCCTGGATTTGGATTGAATTgctcatttatatatttattaaacacATCTACAAATTGCTCTTCTGCATATCAGAACCCCAAAAGCAATGTGcaataaaattacaatataaaaacaaattgttcTTAAGGCAAAACTAAGGGGAGTTTTTAAATGTATGAGTAGTACTTCTTCTTGCCTGTGCTGTCTAGCTAAATGGTAATGCCATGTAGGTGAAGACACCAGCTATCTAAGGCTCACTGATCAAAGTGGAAGAATTTAGACTCacttttgttgctttttatatctcacctttcctccagtgagttcaagcCCCCACGGATAGATGACTTTCCTCTTCCCCACTTTATTTTCACAGCAACTGACCAAGAGATTGTGACTAGCCCAGGTTACCCTGTGAATTGCATGGCTGGAATGAGGACTGAACCTACATTTCCTGcatcctagtccaccactctaacTAGTACACCATCCTGGCTCTCCTTATGCCACAGGAACTCGTTCTTCTCTTGAAGGTCTGGACATTCTAATTACAAATATTCATCTCCTGATGCATAAGGAGAGTAATGGAATACTGCTTATTTCTTTTCTAACAATGCCTCAGAGGGAAGCCCGAACTCGTGTAACCATGATGGGACAACACAGACTCTCATACACCATATGAGCTCTGATGGAAGCAGAGGCCTTCCTCTGTTCTGCCAGAGCGCAGAGTGACACACAGAGGGCAACAACACCATCCACTGAAGGCCACAGACAAGACGACTCACCTGTGCGTGTAGCCGGCTACATCAGACAAAGTGGTGGAGAGGTTGATGAGTTGACTGAAGCAGTTAATCAAGTAAatagagtcttctcttctcgtcatttcctgacaacctgcaggaaatggACAATGtgagcaagacagctgtcatcgacatcgaactgagtagactgcggatggacattgttgccctgcaagagacgagattgccagacatgggatctctcaaagaaaaaaacttctcattcttctggcagggaaaaccattgaacgagaccagggaacatggtattggctttgcggtcagaaatagtctgctgagatccattgttccacctactgtggggagtgaaagaatcctgtctctgcagctccactcatcagcgggactggtcaccctcatcagtgcatatgcaccaacactgtcatccacaagagaagtcaaagacaaattctatgatgatttggcggctactatcaaaaaagtccctgagagagactttattctcggagactttatcgctagagttggtgctgatcacaactcttggcccacctgtctaggctgttttggcattgggaagatgaatgaaagtGGCCAACATTTGctagagttttgctgttattatggtctttgtgtcaccaacacgttctttaatacaaagcctcaacacagagtttcctggagacatccaagatggaagcattggcatcagcttgatttgatcctcactagacgttctagcctatctagtattacgatcacacgcagttaccagagtgctgattgcgatactgatcactccctggtgcgtagcagaataaaactgcgaacaaagagattgcatcacactaaaaaggaaggaagaccacgtattgatatcaacaagattcacaatcaaagaaaagtggaggaatttgcccaagcgcttcaggaaacccttccaggcccggctgatgcaaatgcacctgaacgatgggaacatttcaagaacgctgtttataacactgccttgtccacatttggcaagaagaccaaaaagacggccgactggttcgaagcccattcggaggagttgattccagccatcgcggataagaggagagctctagcagcatacaaagcctgtcctattgagtacaacttgcaggctcttcgagctgctcgcagttgagtccaacaggctgccaggagatgttccaatgattattggcttcagctctgctctcagatacagatagcagcagacacaggtaacatcaagggaatgtatgacggtatcaaacaggctttaggtccaatacagaagaaacttGCActcttgaagtctactacaggcatgatcatccaggaccgagcacagcagatggaacgctgggtgcagcattaaataacattgagccCCTGCCTGCCttagaagagttggacagcgaaccaacattagcagaaataaaagtggccttggattccctcgcctccggcaaggcacctggaaaggataacatccctgttgaaatggtgaagtgctgtaaagagataatcaccaccgaactgtatgaagttttttgtctttgctggagggaaggtggagtacaacaggacatgaaggatgcaaacattgtcacattgtataagaacaaaggagataggggcgactgcaataactaccgtggcatctctcttctcagcattgtagggaagctgcttgcccatgttgtgctgaagaggctccaggtgcttgcagacacagtctatccagaatcacagtgtggatttggagctaatagatccaccactgacatggtattttccctcagacagttgcaggagaaatgtagggaacaatgacagccactctttgtggccttcatagatctcacaaaggcctttgatttggttagcaaggatggtctttttaaaataattcccaagATTGGAAGTCCACCTCAactcaggtcctttcatgaggaaatgaagggcattgtagtttttgatggctcaacatcagatcactttgacatctgaagcggagtgaaacaggtcctcacgccaaccctgttcgggatcttttttgctgtcatgctgaagcatgccttttgAACTGCAAAATAAGGCGTCTATCTCTGggttagatcagatggaaagctctttaagcTCTCTAGATTTAGAGTGAagccaaagtccaactgaaatgcatgtgggacttcctcttcgccgatgatgcagccattgttgcacactctgctgaagacctccaacaagtcatgaatcgttttagcaaagcctgccaagactttggattaacaatcagcctgaataaaacacaagtcatgggccattaccatctccacacaagaattggaggtttttcatgactttgtgtaccttggctcaacaatctctgacactctctccctagatgtcgagctggataaacgcattggcaaagcagctaccatgttctctagattcacaaagagtgtatggcttaataagaagctgacaacatataccaaaatcctgtctacagagcctgtgtcctgagcacactcttgcactgcagtgagtcctggaccctttgtggatagcaggagaggaagctgaacatgttctatatgcgttgtctctgacacatttttggtatcatctggcaggacaaagttccaaatagagtagtcctagaacgagctggaattgttcgcatgtatacattactgaaacagcgacgtctacattggcttgggcatgtcgtgagaattgctggcggtcggattccaaaagatctcctatatggagaattagtgcagggaaatcgccccagagagagaccacagctgcgatacaaagatatctgcaagtggaatctgaaggccttaggaatggacctcaacagatgggaaacattgacatctgagcgttcagcctggaggcaggtggtgcaccatagcctctcctaatttgaagagacccctgtccagcaggctgaggtgaagaggcagttctgaaagcagcaaaatcagggatctggacaggggacagattgtatttgtcttcagtgtggaaaggattgtcactctcgaattggccttctcagccacactagatgctgttccaagtcctccatacagagcacattaccatagtctcttgaaactgaaggatgcctacatgaaaaaagaaatagagggccaactccctttcttacatgtcatggtcatacgcaaacctggcctattgggacacaaggtctacagaaagcccatccacacagactggtacctacacaaaaactccaaccaccacccattaCAAAAGagagacataatcaaaacactggtagaccatgcagattggaactgtgaagctcaatttctttttttctaaatttatttttattattattatgatttataaaatccatccatgcttatttaacatcgtgtcacctgggttcagcttataatcatttgttaatacaactgcAATATATATTAAGTTTTTAATCTATACATTGTGCTtttaaccattgataaaacaagttccatgtttgataatattctgtatcttcctttcctttgattttcagtgtcagtctatccatttaagcgcagtccaatatctttttaattatttcttgatctgtgaagctcaatttctcagcaccgaactcaactatctgaattgggccctacagggaAATAGCTACTCcagaaatgaaatcacaagagccatcaaaccaagaaaataacaccaaactgaagaggaaaatcaGCCTTCCACaagtaaagtatttctgccatacatcaaaggggtcacggaccacatggggaaacttttgaaaaaacacaacctacaaacaatattcaggcccacaacaaaaatacaataaatattacagtgagcaaaggacaaaagggaccccctcacaacttcaggagtataccagataccttgcagttgtggacaggtatatattggaaccagaaaacacagcattcacaccagaatcaaagaacatgagagacactgcagactaaaacaaccggaaaaatcagcagtagctgaacatgccctaaaacaagctggacatgaaattctatttcaaaatattgaagtacaactggacaacaccagcaatgtgtatgttagactgcacagggaagccattaaaatccataatcataaacaaaacttcaacagaaaggaagaaggcctaaaactaaacacagcctggattccaattctgaaaaatacagcctgcaaaagtcaagaactctacccagccacaaggaccagtgagcactgcacacaaaagaccagctaacaacacccatcaatcacagtgacagatcatctctcccccttatcacaacaatatacccacagcaaaaaaacactgatcaccataatcacccaatctccttaaaaagacaaaagctgatcccacagctataaatactcaactatcccacaatactgcaccagagcacaaacagagttctgactcctgtcctctgaagataccggccacagacactggcaaaacattaggaagaacaaccttcagaacacggccaaacagccccaaaaaaacTGCAACAAAcctcagatcctggccgtgaaagccttcgaaaatacacTGGCttatttcctttagtgtgttggttgGCATTGTTCTGATTACTATATTTCCATCTGTCAAAtgttactggtttactttgtaattggcgcAAAATGAGGATCCTTTGTCCTTCTGTGTTTTGGCTAATATGCGTTACTATTTTTTCCTTCCGTGATGTCTGCCATTCTGCCAACTCAGAATTTCTGGGTTTTTCCCGaaattgttcctctattgatacattttcttccattgTTGTGTCTACCTCtatcctccattttccttccatactatggtcattgttctgtgttgatttttcttttaccaccttttctagttcttgcaattccagttctgaaaacactttactcgaGATGATAAACCTAATCTGGTCCAttaattgttgttcagttatgtcactatttgGCTGTTTCCTTTTCTACATTTCCattattcttcttttaaaaccacaggctgttgggtttgcctcataataacatttcataatttcttgataGTTGGcaggagtccaagttttgcatttccGTTGTTCCAACAGCTTGGCAGCAGCCTCTACTGGTTCTGCAACAGGGTCTGCTGACCCCTCTAACCCATTTGTCACCAAtgtccaggggctatagcatctgatgtgGTCCTTGTTGACTTGGGCGACAActgatctggtatggatttctgtttatttgctCTCATGATAATTGATGGTTGATGGATATAATTGGTCTAGCTTGGGAGACCCTCAGGTAGCATAGCTTTCAACGCCAGTGAAGCACTcaagctcctcctcctcaacaaggcctgtgtccATGGAGGGAGATGGGGGTGGTTGTACTAAGACAAAGCAGGTTCTACATCTGGGAGTTAAGGTGCTTTCAGTGTGATACACCTCTGTAGACAGCGCCCCGATCTAAAGGAGATATAAAATTTCAGGATTCAAAAGAATCAGTTTATTCTCTAGAAGGGTTCGTCATGAAGCATCTGAGGAAACCCAATCCTGAGACGAAGCcttaagagggggaaaaaccccacaaaaaacaaacaaaaaacaaaggggGGATTATTCATTCAAAGAGACCAACATATTTCATTATATGATGACCTTCTTCAAAGCCAATAAACTACCAAAACACAGACAGAGATCTCTGAGAAACTGTTTCCAAATTTCTTTGTTTTAGAAACAGATCATTAGAAATCTCtttttatatttgtaatttattgCTCCTGAAGAAGAATACAAGATAATGAATGAGTCAAAATACATTAGACTGTTCTAGTGTATATAAACCACTCTTCTGCATCTTGAGACTCTTTTTTGGATTAGGTTTCACTGCTTGTTTCCAGTTTATCTAGATTTTTCTCTATAATTGTGGAACAAAAACTGACCGACCCAGTTAACAGCATCTGTTTAAGAGGACACCTTTTGGAGCCACGTTGCTTCAATTTCTGATGataccttatttttttttaaaaaaactagaaatactcATTTTACTTCAAAGATCTGCATCACTATTGAAAGAACAGTGTCATCAGAAAACATCCTCAGAAAATATTGTTGCCAATTCCGATGCTGCTGTGGAAGGCAATGACATATTTTGCTATTCAAATGGGAATTTTACAGTGGGGGGAAGAAAATGGACAGTTATCAAGCCTTGCCCAATTGTGAAAGATGGAAAATTGATCTGAGAAAACATTATGAATGTCCAGCACAGGGTAATGTAGCCGAAGTGAAATTGAATTTGCTCTACATTGTGAACTTCACAAATTAGTCTCCAATTTAAACTAATACATTGAATTTGTTGTCTTGCCTTTTATTTTCTCTCACATGGCAGTACTTTGAAAACTAAATCGAATTGAATAAGAATACCCCTGTCAAGCCCAAAACTTGCTGTAGTATATTCTTATTTGGGGAGAAGGCCAAGATTATTTAAAGTAAAgtaatattttactttaaaaaagaaaatttctaAAGACAAAAATCTGTACGTAGTGTGCTGCAAACTGACCAACATAGTTACACATGAAATTATCATTGTTTCCCTTTTTCCTcttaacatacatacatatcatGAACTCTTGGTTTACAAAGTCTGTGACAGTAATTTCTTTTATTCTGTTATTGTTTCCTAATGATCATAATTACATACTGTCAAGGCAATTccaatgaccctttccagggtgagaagtggtttacatgtttttcttcttctgggactgGTCTGGAGCTGTGTTGCTTACCTAGACTACTCAGCCAGTTTATTATTTCATCCCTGAAAGCAAAAATGCTTAGTCTTGCTTCACATAATTTTAATGGTTCTAGTCTTCTCTTTAGGTTGAAATCTTGATCATACTTGCCAGAGATAGGTCTGATCTGGCTATAGTGACACAGGCTTTAGTTACATcctatttggattactgtaacacactgcacgtggggctgcctctggaaagtgtctggaaacttcagagggtccaaaatgtgccagccagattgctaactggggctggtcacagggatcacataaccccatgTTATAACAGCGCCACTCCCCATAGGAGTTGGTGTTTGGCCCCCATTGCACCATCCTTTGATGGACGTGCTCTAGTTTGTTAATGACCTTCTTAAAATGTTGTATCCGGAAATAGTCACTGTATTTCTGATATAGCTTGATCACAGCAGAAAACAgaacttttacttttttaaatcaCCTatcatccatctatctatctatctatctatctatctatctatctatctatctatctatctatctatctatctatctatctatctatctatctatctatctatctatctatctatctatctatctatctatctatctatctatctatctatctatctatctatctatctatctatctatccattaGTGCAATACAATATTTTGGACAATTTGCAAACATGGTAAAAAGCACAGCAACccataagatttaaaaaaaaacacagagacaatAAGACGAAAACTATGAGAATTTGTAATTCACGAacattatgtgtcatcaagttggaatcaacttatagcaaTCATAACAGGGTTTCCAAGGcatgtgagatagttaaggagtggctttactggttccacacctccagtgagtttccatggctaagtggatATACAAACCAAAGCTTCCTGATTCAtaaatctgtcactctatccactatatacCAGACTGGGTATCAGTCTAGATATCcggcttctgttaatgcagcataAGATTATGTTAGCTTTATTAGCAGCTCTGCCatactgctggctcatattcagcttttgattgAGATATGTAGTTCATTGTTAAATATAACACTCCCTAGCCACACTTTTTACAAAGAAATTTCTTTAGGGCTCTCTTAAGACAACTTCAAGTTTATCCTATTATGCTTATTATTgtcatttcccttttctttctttcactgaagGAAGGCTCCATACCTTTGTGTAAGTGAGCTGTCTGTTCTATTGCCATAGCTCAGCTAAGCACCACCCACACACAGTGAGACATTTATGAAACCTGACAATACACAAGCCACACCAATTGTTAAACAATTTGTGTGGGATTAAGCATGTGGTCAGGATGGTGCAATAGTAATAatactaatcttagaactgaagagttgGAAAGAatcatcatcaagtccagc
The Pogona vitticeps strain Pit_001003342236 chromosome 1, PviZW2.1, whole genome shotgun sequence genome window above contains:
- the LOC140702904 gene encoding lysosomal cobalamin transporter ABCD4-like gives rise to the protein MTRREDSIYLINCFSQLINLSTTLSDVAGYTHSVSRDKMVSSDTAFLLEDISVSAPSDKLLIKDLNLRITQGNNLFITGNTGTGKTSLLRILGGLWTTKQDYINYLARLEASGSFPAKPFIQHHKKQNILKEQRITDQKNTTPPSNVTCSEH